The proteins below are encoded in one region of Parvicella tangerina:
- the trxB gene encoding thioredoxin-disulfide reductase has protein sequence MAEGIERIKCLIIGSGPAGYTAAIYAARANMEPVLYQGMQPGGQLTTTNEVENFPGYPDGITGPEMMVELENQAKRFETDVRTGWVTKVDFSGDVHKIWVDETKEIHADTVIIATGASAKYLGLESEQHYLKIGGGVSACAVCDGFFYKGQETVIVGAGDSACEEAHYLSKLCSKVTMLVRRDVFRASKIMEERVKGTDNIEILYNTETEEVLGDEHGVTGVRVKNNQTGETQDIPCTGFFVAIGHKPNTDVFKPYLNMDETGYIKYEKPGTSLTNVPGVFVSGDAADKTYRQAVTAAGTGCMAALDAERYLAAKGH, from the coding sequence ATGGCAGAAGGAATAGAAAGAATTAAGTGTCTGATCATTGGGTCAGGACCAGCTGGTTACACAGCAGCAATTTATGCGGCTCGGGCAAATATGGAACCAGTCCTTTATCAGGGGATGCAGCCCGGAGGGCAGTTAACTACGACCAATGAGGTAGAGAACTTTCCAGGATATCCTGACGGGATCACTGGCCCTGAGATGATGGTCGAGCTCGAGAATCAGGCAAAGAGGTTTGAAACAGATGTTAGAACGGGATGGGTAACTAAGGTAGACTTCTCAGGAGATGTCCATAAGATTTGGGTAGATGAAACGAAAGAAATTCATGCGGATACAGTGATCATTGCAACTGGAGCTTCTGCAAAGTATCTTGGATTAGAGTCCGAACAGCATTACCTCAAAATTGGAGGAGGTGTTTCAGCTTGTGCCGTTTGTGATGGATTTTTCTATAAAGGTCAGGAAACAGTGATCGTTGGAGCTGGTGACTCTGCCTGTGAAGAAGCACATTATTTGTCAAAACTCTGCTCAAAAGTAACTATGCTTGTGAGAAGAGATGTGTTTAGAGCTTCGAAGATCATGGAAGAGCGAGTAAAGGGAACAGATAATATTGAGATTCTATATAATACGGAAACAGAAGAAGTATTAGGAGATGAGCACGGTGTTACTGGAGTAAGAGTTAAAAATAATCAAACTGGTGAAACTCAAGACATTCCATGTACAGGTTTCTTCGTAGCTATTGGTCACAAACCGAATACAGATGTGTTTAAGCCTTACCTTAACATGGATGAGACGGGGTATATCAAGTATGAAAAGCCTGGAACATCTTTAACCAATGTGCCAGGTGTGTTTGTATCAGGAGATGCGGCTGACAAAACCTATAGACAAGCAGTTACGGCTGCAGGTACAGGGTGTATGGCGGCTCTTGATGCAGAAAGATACCTCGCAGCAAAAGGACACTAA
- a CDS encoding T9SS type A sorting domain-containing protein yields MKRLYTLLIGSALAGSLLGQTFDVGGPVTNHTKYSFSDVKDMEVMPSFDLDAVIAANEANAANKIGPYMFGYEHAVNYNLNNSGEWQTLDNGDKVWRIRIASPGALSLNFVFSDFKLPKGAHLHIYNADRSMVVGAYTHENNNPNDELGTELIKGDDATIEYYVPKSAASVGRLQLTMVVHGYNDIMGWYSEKALNDSGGCNMDAICPDGDDWRNEIRSVARIVNGGGVCSGTLLNDVPQSGTPYFLTANHCSPQSMGSYVFQFHYDSPTCGSQTTSNSTAPSASDVKSINGSVLRARNADSDFGLVELNSTPPASYNVYYAGWNNSGNTPQTAVGIHHPSGDVKKISFDDDPLQSASGLSSVANSEWRIEQWERNTTTEGGSSGSGLWDENHLIIGQLHGGQAACGNSVNDYYGKFSMSWDGNGSSQASERLQDWLDPQNTGATTMPGWDPNQPTVDYDAGITNNVVTGTLCSSVYEPEIILKNTGVVTLTSCTITYDVDGGTSNTYNWTGSLATNASEVVVLGSISVSGSGSHTFNATVSNPNGNADENSVNDAIVESFNAIPNSMPVYLNLLVDCYGEEVAWELTEQGSTTVLFSGNNYPGTGTSPVATGTQVTEEMCLSNGCYTFEITDDYGDGMSGAQYGGCDTDGDYNLEDYYGNQFFTMAQADYGTGTSHDFCITSVGVDENNLATMVNVFPNPAEDNFSILLGNSDLKIASVNIVDVRGAVVMNLSKTQTTTQTNVDVSNLSKGVYFVNITTDQGVVTKKLALR; encoded by the coding sequence ATGAAAAGATTATACACCTTATTAATTGGATCTGCTCTGGCAGGTTCATTATTGGGGCAGACATTCGATGTCGGGGGCCCAGTTACCAATCATACTAAGTATTCGTTTAGTGATGTCAAGGATATGGAGGTTATGCCCTCTTTTGACCTTGATGCTGTAATAGCTGCTAATGAGGCAAATGCTGCGAACAAGATTGGACCTTACATGTTCGGTTATGAGCATGCTGTAAACTATAACCTGAATAACTCAGGAGAATGGCAAACATTAGATAACGGAGATAAAGTATGGAGAATAAGAATTGCTTCTCCTGGCGCACTTTCTTTGAACTTCGTATTTAGTGATTTTAAACTACCAAAAGGAGCTCATCTTCATATATACAATGCTGACCGTTCTATGGTGGTTGGTGCATATACACATGAGAATAATAATCCTAATGACGAGTTGGGTACAGAATTGATCAAGGGAGATGATGCAACGATAGAATATTATGTGCCCAAATCTGCGGCTAGTGTTGGTAGATTGCAGTTAACGATGGTCGTGCATGGATATAACGACATCATGGGGTGGTATTCAGAAAAAGCCTTGAATGATTCGGGAGGCTGTAACATGGATGCAATCTGTCCTGATGGAGATGACTGGAGAAATGAGATTCGATCGGTAGCGAGAATTGTTAATGGGGGAGGTGTTTGTTCAGGAACTTTATTGAACGATGTTCCTCAAAGTGGAACACCGTATTTCCTTACCGCTAATCACTGTAGTCCGCAAAGTATGGGTAGTTACGTCTTTCAATTTCATTACGATAGTCCAACCTGTGGTAGTCAAACAACATCTAACTCTACCGCCCCTAGTGCGTCAGATGTGAAATCTATCAATGGTTCTGTCCTTAGAGCACGTAACGCTGACTCCGATTTTGGTTTGGTAGAGTTGAATTCAACACCGCCAGCAAGTTATAACGTTTATTACGCAGGATGGAATAATTCTGGGAACACACCTCAAACAGCAGTTGGAATTCACCACCCTTCAGGAGATGTGAAGAAGATCTCTTTTGATGATGATCCATTGCAATCAGCTTCTGGCTTGAGTTCAGTAGCTAACTCAGAGTGGAGAATTGAACAGTGGGAAAGAAATACAACTACCGAAGGAGGTTCTTCTGGTTCTGGACTTTGGGACGAAAATCACCTGATCATTGGTCAATTACATGGTGGACAAGCGGCTTGTGGTAACAGTGTAAATGACTATTACGGGAAATTCTCCATGTCTTGGGACGGTAATGGATCTAGTCAGGCTTCAGAACGACTTCAAGATTGGTTAGACCCTCAAAATACTGGAGCTACAACAATGCCCGGTTGGGATCCTAACCAGCCTACGGTAGATTATGATGCTGGTATTACCAACAACGTTGTTACAGGAACACTTTGTTCAAGTGTATATGAGCCAGAGATTATCCTAAAAAACACGGGTGTGGTTACGTTAACCTCTTGTACAATTACTTATGATGTGGATGGAGGAACCAGTAACACTTACAATTGGACAGGTTCTTTGGCTACTAATGCATCTGAAGTTGTTGTTTTGGGGTCTATTTCTGTTTCAGGAAGTGGATCACATACTTTTAATGCAACGGTTTCCAACCCGAATGGTAACGCTGATGAAAACTCAGTGAATGATGCGATTGTAGAAAGTTTTAACGCTATTCCGAATAGTATGCCAGTTTATCTGAACCTTTTAGTGGATTGTTATGGTGAGGAAGTTGCCTGGGAACTTACTGAGCAGGGATCTACTACAGTGCTTTTCTCTGGTAACAACTACCCTGGTACAGGTACTTCTCCTGTTGCGACTGGAACGCAAGTTACGGAGGAAATGTGTCTATCGAATGGCTGCTATACGTTTGAAATTACAGATGATTATGGTGATGGAATGTCTGGAGCTCAGTATGGAGGTTGTGATACGGACGGTGATTATAATCTGGAAGATTATTACGGTAATCAGTTCTTTACCATGGCGCAGGCTGACTATGGAACTGGTACATCACATGATTTTTGCATTACTTCGGTAGGAGTAGATGAAAACAACTTGGCTACAATGGTAAACGTATTCCCGAATCCTGCAGAAGATAACTTCAGTATTTTATTGGGTAATAGTGATTTGAAAATTGCATCAGTGAATATTGTTGACGTTCGTGGAGCTGTAGTGATGAATCTGTCAAAAACTCAAACAACAACCCAAACCAATGTTGATGTATCAAACCTTTCTAAAGGAGTATACTTCGTAAACATTACAACTGATCAGGGAGTAGTTACCAAAAAGTTAGCGCTTAGATAA
- a CDS encoding thioredoxin family protein translates to MSKFNELIKGETPVLVEFYADWAPTCEEVSGDLKKLKAELGSAFKMVRIDFDKNEAVARKMGVVGVPSVILFKEGKKLFSASGIINLEEIRSKV, encoded by the coding sequence ATGTCGAAGTTTAATGAATTAATTAAGGGTGAAACACCAGTTTTAGTTGAGTTTTATGCTGATTGGGCACCAACCTGTGAGGAGGTTAGCGGAGATTTGAAAAAGCTTAAAGCAGAATTAGGCTCGGCCTTCAAAATGGTTAGAATTGATTTCGATAAAAATGAAGCCGTAGCCAGAAAAATGGGAGTGGTTGGTGTACCGTCTGTGATTTTATTCAAAGAAGGAAAGAAACTATTCTCTGCCTCTGGCATCATTAATCTGGAAGAAATCCGATCGAAAGTTTAA
- a CDS encoding Rne/Rng family ribonuclease, producing MNHELIINSSSTEVTIALLRDKKLIELHKDKHDTSFNVGDIYLGKIRKIVPSLNAAFVDVGYEKDAFLHYLDLGPQFRSQNKYIQSILKGKQQSSNISRLRLEKDINKDGKIKELLSSKQQIAVQVAKEPISSKGPRLSAELTLAGRYIVLVPFTDKISVSQKIKSQEEKERLKKLIASIKPKNFGVIIRTVAENKKVADLDQDLRNLVEKWDKLYQGLKNAQPPKRVLGELNRASTVLRDLLSASFSNIHVNDPKLFEEIKAYVQRIAPKKESIVKLYKGKNEIFEHFGINKQIKASFGKKVMLPSGAYLIIEHTEAMHVIDVNSGNRKASEQNQEQNAIETNLEVAEEIARILRLRDMGGIIAIDFIDMHQRDNNKKLYDKLKQCMSDDRAKHNIIPPTKFGVIELTRQRVRPETEIKTAEVCPTCNGTGEITASILLIDEIENNVRYLVEQVGQKNITLLVHPFVEAYIKKGIKSVQRQWFVKFKKWIAVKGITTLPFLTYKFVDAENEEIEL from the coding sequence GTGAATCATGAATTAATTATCAATTCATCATCAACAGAAGTTACTATAGCCTTATTACGTGACAAGAAGCTGATCGAGCTTCACAAGGATAAGCACGATACAAGTTTCAATGTTGGTGATATATACCTGGGAAAGATCAGGAAGATCGTTCCTAGTCTCAATGCTGCGTTCGTAGATGTTGGTTATGAAAAAGATGCCTTTCTGCATTATTTGGATCTTGGCCCACAGTTCAGATCTCAGAACAAATACATTCAGTCTATCCTGAAAGGGAAGCAGCAAAGCTCTAACATCTCCCGTTTACGTCTTGAGAAAGACATCAATAAGGACGGAAAGATTAAAGAGTTACTTTCTTCAAAACAGCAGATCGCTGTTCAAGTAGCGAAAGAACCTATTTCTAGCAAAGGTCCTCGTTTGAGTGCGGAACTGACTTTAGCAGGCAGGTATATCGTACTAGTTCCTTTTACAGACAAAATTTCTGTTTCTCAAAAGATCAAATCTCAAGAGGAAAAGGAACGGTTAAAAAAACTGATTGCGAGTATTAAACCAAAGAATTTTGGAGTGATCATTCGAACAGTAGCTGAGAACAAAAAAGTTGCTGATCTTGATCAGGACCTTAGAAATCTTGTTGAAAAATGGGATAAACTCTATCAAGGACTCAAGAACGCCCAGCCACCAAAAAGAGTACTGGGAGAATTAAACAGAGCTTCCACTGTACTAAGAGACCTTTTGTCTGCTAGTTTTTCTAATATTCATGTTAACGACCCTAAACTCTTTGAAGAGATTAAAGCTTATGTGCAACGTATTGCTCCTAAAAAGGAATCAATAGTTAAGCTGTATAAAGGAAAAAATGAAATTTTTGAGCACTTTGGGATCAACAAACAGATCAAAGCTTCCTTCGGTAAGAAAGTAATGCTTCCGAGCGGTGCTTATCTTATCATAGAGCATACAGAAGCTATGCACGTGATTGATGTAAACAGCGGGAATCGAAAGGCCTCTGAACAGAACCAGGAGCAAAATGCAATTGAAACCAACTTAGAAGTTGCCGAAGAGATCGCCAGAATCCTTCGTTTAAGAGATATGGGCGGAATTATCGCTATCGACTTTATCGATATGCATCAGCGAGACAACAACAAGAAACTCTACGACAAATTAAAACAGTGTATGAGTGATGATCGTGCCAAGCACAACATCATTCCTCCTACTAAATTTGGTGTAATTGAGTTGACAAGACAACGTGTTCGTCCGGAAACAGAGATTAAAACAGCTGAAGTATGTCCAACCTGTAATGGCACGGGAGAGATCACGGCTTCAATTTTGTTGATCGATGAAATTGAGAATAACGTGAGATATCTCGTTGAACAAGTTGGTCAAAAGAATATTACATTGTTGGTTCACCCATTTGTTGAAGCTTACATTAAAAAAGGGATAAAGAGTGTTCAAAGACAGTGGTTTGTCAAGTTTAAAAAGTGGATTGCTGTTAAAGGTATTACCACACTTCCATTCTTGACCTATAAGTTTGTGGATGCTGAGAATGAAGAGATTGAACTTTAG
- a CDS encoding T9SS type A sorting domain-containing protein produces the protein MRKIYTSLFALAAGTCAFAQANHGNLPFESLNRSNSLRFESASVVKGTNLQEKAVLYSEDFESVTTPALPAGMTTTGCSMGYWYTGDEVDANTGGYWPVPSNGSSTFAMINDDADDQDKTEEMLILPAQDFQGQTGMVLKFSAFHDQNYGTGDAIVRVSTDGGSTWTDVLTLPVDAANWQNIVVDLSAYDGNASVTVGFWWNDGGLCGSTTDTNWGTGLAIDNIVMENAVADDLAANWLLPADISTDYAYTMIPMGQARPMGATMRITNQGTNTQADAGFDFDITTGGSSVGTGSEGVTASIASFAADTLTGVSTFTPTATGTYTITGTTTMSATDLDNSNNEASASVEMTDTVWARDFTTFDGGFYNVSSQTNGEGVKIGHLLVATADQDFASIHIGLVNTTAHDGQLMFGELWYYDGNAGSWVFLESTDDHTINNATDGGTILELPLLSPVSVTAGMELLVVAGHYGGATDASDHVRFATAGVSQEGSVIGFTADGSAFQLLSPPAPVVRLVAAPADANVAENGLNVHVGQNYPNPFNGNSTIGYSLENADEVIVEITDLTGKVISVMNEGVKSAGNHTVVINSNGLAAGTYYYSVITSNGKVTKAMNIAK, from the coding sequence ATGAGAAAAATTTACACAAGTTTGTTTGCTCTAGCAGCAGGTACATGTGCCTTCGCTCAAGCAAATCACGGTAACTTGCCTTTTGAATCTCTTAACAGATCTAATAGTCTTAGATTTGAGAGCGCTTCAGTAGTGAAAGGCACAAATCTTCAAGAAAAAGCAGTTTTGTATTCTGAAGACTTTGAATCAGTGACTACTCCAGCTTTGCCAGCAGGTATGACAACTACTGGTTGTTCTATGGGGTATTGGTACACTGGAGACGAAGTTGATGCGAATACTGGAGGCTATTGGCCAGTTCCAAGTAATGGATCTTCTACGTTTGCTATGATCAACGATGATGCAGATGATCAAGATAAAACTGAAGAAATGTTGATTCTTCCAGCACAAGACTTCCAGGGTCAAACAGGAATGGTGTTGAAATTCTCTGCATTTCACGACCAAAATTATGGTACAGGTGATGCAATCGTAAGAGTTTCAACTGATGGTGGTTCAACATGGACAGATGTTTTGACACTTCCTGTTGATGCTGCTAACTGGCAGAATATTGTAGTTGACCTTTCTGCTTACGATGGTAACGCTAGTGTAACAGTAGGTTTCTGGTGGAATGATGGTGGTCTTTGCGGAAGTACAACGGACACTAACTGGGGTACTGGTCTAGCAATTGACAACATCGTTATGGAAAATGCTGTTGCAGATGATTTGGCTGCTAACTGGTTATTACCAGCAGATATCTCAACTGACTATGCTTACACAATGATTCCAATGGGTCAGGCAAGACCAATGGGAGCTACAATGAGAATTACTAATCAGGGAACCAACACGCAGGCTGATGCTGGGTTTGACTTTGATATCACTACTGGAGGTTCTTCTGTAGGAACTGGTTCTGAAGGAGTGACTGCTTCTATTGCTAGTTTCGCTGCAGATACTTTGACTGGTGTATCTACTTTTACACCTACAGCTACTGGTACTTACACGATTACTGGTACTACAACAATGTCTGCTACAGATCTTGACAACTCAAACAATGAAGCTTCTGCTAGTGTTGAAATGACTGATACCGTATGGGCAAGAGATTTCACTACATTTGATGGTGGTTTCTACAATGTTTCCAGCCAAACAAATGGTGAAGGGGTGAAGATTGGTCACTTGCTAGTAGCAACTGCCGACCAAGATTTTGCTTCTATTCACATTGGTCTTGTGAATACTACAGCTCATGACGGACAACTAATGTTTGGTGAGCTTTGGTACTATGATGGTAATGCTGGTTCATGGGTTTTCTTAGAATCAACGGATGATCACACGATCAACAATGCTACAGATGGAGGAACTATCCTTGAATTGCCATTATTATCGCCTGTATCTGTTACAGCTGGAATGGAACTACTTGTAGTTGCAGGTCACTATGGTGGTGCGACTGATGCATCAGACCACGTTAGATTTGCTACAGCAGGTGTTTCTCAAGAAGGGTCTGTAATTGGATTTACTGCTGACGGAAGTGCATTCCAATTATTATCACCTCCAGCTCCAGTAGTTAGATTGGTAGCGGCTCCAGCTGATGCAAACGTTGCTGAAAATGGATTGAATGTTCACGTTGGACAAAACTATCCTAACCCATTCAACGGAAACAGTACTATCGGTTACTCTCTTGAGAATGCTGATGAAGTAATCGTTGAAATTACAGACCTTACTGGGAAAGTGATTTCTGTTATGAATGAAGGAGTGAAGTCTGCAGGTAACCACACTGTTGTTATTAACAGCAACGGATTGGCTGCTGGTACTTACTACTACTCAGTAATTACATCAAACGGAAAAGTTACTAAAGCAATGAATATTGCGAAGTAA
- the gcvP gene encoding aminomethyl-transferring glycine dehydrogenase: MSQHTFTRRHIGPDVVEQHQMLSEIGVSSIEELVDKTVPAHIRLKKELDLPMAMSEAEYLSELEAKGKKNKLYRSYIGQGYYGTITPSVILRNVLENPGWYTAYTPYQAEISQGRLEALLNFQTMVSDLTGMELANASLLDEGTAAAEAMLMFFHARTRAQVKGGVNKFFVDEHCFAQTIDILENRAEPVGIELVFGDFRDYDVTEEFFGALVQYPDARGEVNDYADFVSKCHERKTYVAVAADIMSLVLLKSPGSWGADCVVGTTQRFGVPMGFGGPHAAYFATRESFKRQVPGRIIGVSIDSNGNPALRMALQTREQHIKRANATSNICTAQALLAVMASMYAVYHGPKGLRAIAEDIHAKTATLANAIQELGYDLANEKYFDTLTIETDNVSAIQKLADENEINFAYFEGAIGVSLDETVTEKDLMDIVNVFAQANGGEYDSVKAIVSNLHEELRNDEVLTNEVFNKYHSETEMMRYLKKLENKDISLVHSMIALGSCTMKLNAASELIPITWPEFANLHPFVPSEQAVGYSEIIEELDRYLSQITGFAKVSFQPNSGAQGEYAGLMVIRAYHQSRGEGHRDICLIPSSAHGTNPASAVMAGMKVVVVKCDEEGNIDIDDLKAKSEEHKDSLSALMVTYPSTHGVYEDGITEITSIVHENGGQVYMDGANMNAQVGLTNPGNIGADVCHLNLHKTFAIPHGGGGPGVGPIGVAEHLVPFLPSNPIVNTGGDQAIKAVSSAPFGSALILLISYGYIKMLGREGVRESTEMAILNANYIKKRLSERYDVLYTGKNNTVAHEMIVDCRNFKKDAGIEVEDIAKRLIDYGFHAPTVSFPVAGTLMIEPTESESKAELDRFCDAMLEIYNEIERVKDGIYDTEDNPLKHAPHTAEVVISDSWDRKYSRETAVYPLPYLRNNKFWVSVGRVNNAHGDRNLICTCPSVESYVSAD, encoded by the coding sequence ATGTCTCAACACACTTTTACACGTAGGCACATTGGTCCTGATGTTGTAGAGCAGCATCAAATGTTATCCGAAATCGGTGTTTCATCAATTGAAGAACTCGTTGATAAGACGGTTCCAGCTCACATTCGTCTGAAGAAAGAGTTGGACCTTCCGATGGCCATGTCAGAAGCTGAATATCTCTCTGAGCTTGAGGCTAAAGGAAAAAAGAATAAGTTGTATAGATCTTATATCGGTCAGGGGTACTATGGAACTATAACTCCTTCTGTGATTTTAAGAAATGTACTCGAAAACCCAGGTTGGTATACCGCTTATACACCATATCAAGCTGAAATTTCACAAGGACGTCTGGAAGCATTGTTGAACTTTCAAACTATGGTGTCTGACCTAACAGGGATGGAGCTTGCCAATGCTTCGCTTTTGGATGAGGGTACAGCGGCAGCTGAAGCAATGCTGATGTTCTTTCATGCAAGAACCAGAGCACAAGTGAAGGGAGGTGTAAATAAATTTTTTGTGGATGAGCACTGTTTTGCTCAAACCATTGATATTCTAGAGAATCGGGCTGAACCAGTTGGTATCGAGCTTGTTTTTGGGGATTTTAGGGATTACGATGTTACCGAAGAATTTTTCGGAGCGCTTGTTCAATACCCAGATGCTAGAGGTGAAGTAAATGATTACGCTGATTTTGTATCGAAATGTCATGAAAGAAAAACGTATGTTGCAGTTGCTGCAGACATCATGAGTTTAGTATTGTTAAAATCACCAGGTTCTTGGGGGGCTGATTGTGTAGTAGGTACAACCCAGCGTTTTGGCGTGCCTATGGGCTTTGGAGGACCACATGCAGCTTATTTTGCAACAAGAGAATCGTTCAAACGTCAAGTTCCAGGCAGAATTATTGGGGTTTCAATTGACAGCAACGGAAATCCTGCGCTTCGTATGGCACTGCAAACAAGAGAACAACACATCAAAAGAGCAAATGCTACTTCGAATATTTGTACGGCTCAGGCATTATTAGCTGTTATGGCTTCAATGTATGCTGTGTATCACGGTCCAAAAGGGTTGAGAGCCATTGCAGAAGATATTCATGCTAAAACAGCAACTCTTGCTAATGCCATTCAAGAGTTAGGTTATGATTTAGCGAATGAAAAGTATTTTGATACACTCACCATAGAAACAGACAATGTGAGTGCTATTCAAAAGTTGGCAGATGAAAATGAAATTAACTTTGCTTACTTTGAAGGAGCTATTGGTGTTAGTCTTGATGAGACAGTTACCGAGAAGGATTTAATGGATATTGTAAACGTTTTTGCGCAGGCAAATGGTGGAGAATACGATTCTGTTAAAGCTATTGTATCCAACTTACATGAGGAGTTAAGAAACGATGAGGTTCTCACGAATGAGGTATTCAATAAGTATCATTCAGAAACAGAAATGATGCGTTACCTCAAGAAATTGGAAAACAAGGATATTTCTCTTGTTCATTCCATGATCGCTTTGGGTTCTTGTACGATGAAATTGAACGCTGCCAGCGAATTGATCCCAATTACCTGGCCTGAGTTTGCTAACCTTCATCCTTTTGTTCCCTCAGAGCAAGCTGTTGGGTACAGTGAGATTATAGAAGAACTAGATCGCTATTTAAGTCAGATCACGGGTTTTGCTAAAGTTTCTTTCCAACCCAATAGTGGAGCACAAGGAGAATACGCAGGTTTGATGGTGATAAGAGCCTATCACCAAAGTAGAGGAGAAGGACATAGGGATATTTGTTTGATTCCTTCATCAGCTCACGGAACGAACCCAGCAAGTGCTGTGATGGCTGGTATGAAAGTAGTTGTTGTGAAATGTGATGAAGAAGGGAACATAGATATTGATGACCTTAAAGCGAAATCGGAAGAGCACAAAGATAGTCTGAGTGCATTAATGGTAACATACCCTTCAACCCATGGTGTTTATGAGGATGGTATTACCGAAATAACATCGATAGTTCACGAAAATGGCGGACAGGTTTATATGGATGGGGCAAACATGAATGCTCAAGTGGGATTAACCAACCCTGGTAATATCGGAGCCGATGTTTGTCACTTGAACTTACACAAGACCTTTGCTATTCCACACGGTGGTGGTGGACCTGGAGTTGGGCCTATTGGTGTTGCTGAGCATCTAGTACCTTTTTTACCCAGCAACCCAATTGTTAATACAGGAGGAGATCAGGCAATAAAAGCGGTAAGTTCAGCACCTTTTGGGAGTGCTCTTATTCTCTTAATTTCTTATGGCTACATTAAAATGTTGGGAAGAGAAGGGGTCAGAGAGTCTACCGAAATGGCTATTCTTAACGCTAATTATATAAAGAAGCGCCTCTCAGAAAGATATGATGTGTTGTACACTGGTAAGAATAATACTGTTGCTCATGAAATGATAGTGGATTGTAGGAACTTCAAAAAAGATGCAGGTATTGAGGTTGAAGATATTGCAAAAAGGCTGATCGATTATGGGTTTCATGCTCCTACGGTTAGTTTCCCAGTAGCGGGCACGCTTATGATAGAACCGACTGAGAGTGAAAGTAAAGCTGAATTGGATCGTTTTTGTGATGCCATGCTAGAAATTTACAATGAAATAGAAAGGGTAAAGGATGGTATTTATGATACAGAAGATAACCCTTTAAAACATGCTCCACATACTGCAGAAGTAGTGATTAGTGATAGTTGGGATAGAAAGTATTCGAGAGAAACGGCTGTTTACCCTTTACCGTACTTAAGAAATAACAAATTCTGGGTGAGTGTGGGAAGAGTCAATAATGCGCACGGTGACAGAAACTTGATTTGTACCTGTCCTTCCGTTGAAAGTTATGTTTCAGCAGACTAG